The Acidobacteriaceae bacterium genome includes a region encoding these proteins:
- the hslU gene encoding ATP-dependent protease ATPase subunit HslU yields MAIYLPGTAEDQPLSLDELTPREIVAELDKYVVGQAAAKRAVAIALRNRTRRQKLSPELAEEIMPKNILMIGSTGVGKTEIARRLAKLTNSPFLKVEASKFTEVGYVGRDVESIVRDLVEVGIDMVREEKLEEIEDRAELAAEDRLVDLLFQQSSAAPAPEVQAAFIAGQEGIEDARPVLAPPPQNDGDRSRERDRLRQQFREGRLDDRLVELETRDRSQPQIEIMSNQPPDELENSGLRDMLSGLLSQRTRKRQLKVAEAFDYLVQEEESRLLDMDQVTRVAVERVEDSGIVFLDEVDKIAGREGGHGPDISREGVQRDILPIVEGTTVNTKYGFVATDHILFIAAGAFHVSKPSDLIPELQGRFPIRVELKPLTVEDFLRILTEPRASLVKQAIALLETEGLKLEFAPEALEEMAHFAFQVNESTENIGARRLHTIMEKVLDEISFHAPDIVKPPAEANAHDGAKLPAVPPLHERTTEKGHTEKVLTVTREYVQQQVASIVKNQDLSRYIL; encoded by the coding sequence ATGGCCATCTACCTCCCCGGCACCGCCGAAGACCAACCCCTCTCGCTTGATGAGCTGACGCCTCGCGAGATCGTCGCCGAGCTCGACAAGTACGTCGTCGGGCAGGCTGCGGCGAAACGCGCGGTCGCGATTGCGTTGCGGAACCGCACGCGCCGTCAGAAGCTATCACCCGAGCTCGCCGAAGAGATCATGCCGAAGAACATTCTCATGATCGGGTCTACGGGCGTGGGCAAGACAGAGATTGCGCGACGGCTGGCAAAGCTGACCAACTCGCCCTTCCTGAAGGTCGAGGCCTCCAAGTTCACTGAGGTCGGCTACGTGGGGCGCGACGTTGAGTCGATTGTGCGCGATCTCGTCGAGGTCGGGATCGACATGGTGCGCGAGGAAAAGCTTGAAGAGATTGAAGACCGCGCCGAGCTCGCCGCAGAGGACCGGCTCGTTGATCTGCTATTCCAGCAAAGCTCGGCAGCGCCTGCGCCGGAGGTGCAGGCTGCGTTTATCGCGGGGCAGGAAGGGATTGAGGACGCGCGCCCCGTGCTTGCACCCCCGCCGCAGAACGATGGCGACCGCAGCCGCGAGCGCGATCGTCTCCGGCAGCAGTTCCGGGAAGGCCGTCTCGACGACCGGCTCGTTGAGCTTGAAACACGTGACCGCAGCCAGCCGCAGATCGAGATCATGTCGAACCAGCCACCCGATGAGCTCGAAAACAGCGGTCTGCGTGACATGCTCTCCGGCCTGCTGTCGCAGCGCACGCGCAAGCGCCAACTCAAGGTGGCCGAGGCCTTCGATTACCTTGTGCAGGAAGAGGAGTCGCGCCTGCTCGACATGGACCAGGTCACGCGCGTGGCCGTGGAGCGCGTCGAAGACTCGGGGATCGTCTTCCTCGACGAAGTGGACAAGATCGCCGGGCGCGAGGGCGGACACGGGCCGGACATCAGCCGCGAAGGCGTGCAGCGCGACATCCTGCCGATCGTCGAAGGCACGACCGTGAACACAAAGTATGGCTTCGTCGCGACGGACCACATCCTGTTCATCGCCGCGGGCGCGTTTCACGTCTCCAAGCCCTCGGACCTCATCCCCGAATTGCAGGGACGCTTCCCTATCCGCGTGGAGCTGAAGCCGCTCACGGTTGAAGACTTTCTCCGGATTCTTACGGAGCCGCGTGCGTCGCTGGTGAAGCAGGCCATCGCGCTGCTCGAGACTGAAGGCCTGAAGCTGGAGTTCGCGCCCGAAGCTCTCGAAGAAATGGCCCACTTCGCCTTTCAGGTGAACGAGTCGACGGAGAACATCGGTGCGCGCCGTCTGCACACGATTATGGAGAAGGTGCTCGACGAGATCAGCTTCCACGCGCCCGACATCGTGAAGCCGCCGGCGGAAGCGAACGCGCACGACGGAGCGAAGCTGCCCGCCGTGCCACCGCTCCATGAGCGCACGACGGAAAAGGGCCACACGGAAAAGGTGCTCACTGTGACACGCGAATACGTGCAGCAGCAGGTCGCGAGCATCGTGAAGAATCAGGACCTCAGCCGTTACATCCTGTAG
- the hslV gene encoding ATP-dependent protease subunit HslV, producing the protein MRSTTVLCVQRDGTMVMAADGQVTLGSTVMKQTARKIRRLYNDKVLAGFAGSTADAFALFTRFEAKLEQYSGNLGRSAVELAKDWRTDKLLRQLEALLIIADGKQIFLLSGNGDVIEPDPVADGIIATIGSGGSFALAAATALLENTQLSAREIVERSMKIAADICIYSNQSIVIEEIKAT; encoded by the coding sequence GTGCGCTCCACGACCGTGCTGTGCGTTCAGCGAGACGGCACAATGGTTATGGCCGCCGATGGGCAGGTGACGCTCGGCTCGACGGTGATGAAACAGACCGCGCGCAAGATCCGCCGTCTTTATAACGACAAGGTGCTCGCGGGCTTTGCAGGCTCCACGGCGGATGCCTTCGCGCTCTTCACGCGCTTCGAGGCCAAGCTGGAGCAGTACAGCGGGAACCTCGGGCGCTCGGCCGTCGAGCTCGCCAAGGATTGGCGGACGGACAAGCTGCTGCGCCAGCTCGAGGCGCTGCTCATCATTGCCGACGGGAAGCAGATATTCCTGCTCTCCGGCAACGGCGATGTGATCGAACCCGACCCGGTCGCCGACGGAATCATTGCGACGATTGGCTCCGGCGGCAGCTTCGCGCTGGCCGCGGCAACGGCGCTGCTCGAGAACACACAGCTCTCGGCGCGCGAGATCGTCGAGCGCAGCATGAAGATCGCGGCCGATATCTGCATCTACTCCAACCAGAGCATCGTGATCGAAGAGATCAAAGCAACTTAG
- the ychF gene encoding redox-regulated ATPase YchF, with product MALNCGIVGLPNVGKSTIFNALTAAKAQAANYPFCTIDPNVGIVSVPDERLDRIAAMFKPKSLVPTTMEFIDIAGLVAGASKGEGLGNQFLGHIRATDAIVHVVRCFDDPEVVHVAGGVNPLSDIDVINTELMLADLDSVEKRSQRLEKLAKNSTDPKIKAEVAGVAKIKAALEEGKPARTVELTDDERAATRDLQLITAKPMLYVANVDDASLASGNAYTAQVEQRAAEEGSQVVRICGAMEAEIALLEPDERAEFLADLGLTEPGLNRLIHAGYRLLDLITYFTAGPDECRAWTIRRGTKAPGAAGVIHSDFERGFIRAEAYNCDDLFRLGTEQAVKEAGLLRSEGKEYVVKDGDVLFFKFNV from the coding sequence ATGGCTCTTAATTGTGGAATCGTAGGGCTGCCGAACGTCGGCAAGTCCACCATCTTCAACGCGCTCACGGCCGCCAAGGCCCAGGCCGCGAACTATCCGTTCTGCACGATCGATCCGAACGTCGGCATTGTGTCCGTGCCGGACGAGCGGCTGGATCGCATCGCTGCGATGTTCAAGCCGAAATCTCTTGTCCCGACGACGATGGAATTCATCGATATTGCCGGCCTGGTCGCCGGCGCGAGCAAGGGCGAAGGGCTCGGCAACCAGTTCCTCGGGCACATTCGGGCGACCGACGCGATCGTGCACGTGGTCCGCTGCTTCGACGATCCGGAGGTCGTGCACGTGGCAGGCGGTGTAAATCCGCTCTCGGATATTGACGTGATCAACACAGAGTTGATGCTCGCCGACCTGGATTCCGTAGAGAAGCGCTCGCAGCGGCTGGAGAAGCTGGCAAAAAATTCAACCGATCCGAAGATCAAGGCAGAGGTCGCGGGTGTGGCAAAGATCAAAGCGGCGCTCGAGGAAGGCAAGCCGGCGCGTACCGTCGAGCTCACTGACGACGAACGCGCCGCCACGCGTGATCTGCAGCTCATCACGGCCAAGCCGATGCTCTATGTAGCGAATGTCGATGATGCTTCGCTCGCCAGCGGCAACGCGTACACCGCCCAGGTGGAACAGCGCGCAGCGGAGGAGGGGTCGCAGGTGGTTCGCATCTGCGGCGCAATGGAAGCTGAGATTGCTCTGCTGGAGCCCGACGAGCGCGCGGAGTTTCTCGCCGACCTCGGGCTCACCGAGCCTGGATTAAACCGACTCATCCACGCGGGCTATCGGCTGCTGGACCTGATCACATACTTTACGGCCGGACCGGACGAGTGCCGTGCCTGGACAATTCGCCGTGGCACCAAAGCACCGGGCGCGGCCGGCGTCATCCACTCGGACTTTGAGCGGGGATTCATACGCGCCGAGGCCTACAACTGCGACGATCTCTTCCGGCTCGGCACCGAGCAGGCCGTGAAAGAAGCGGGGCTTCTGCGTTCGGAGGGCAAGGAGTACGTCGTCAAGGACGGCGACGTTCTCTTCTTCAAATTCAACGTTTAA
- a CDS encoding MarR family winged helix-turn-helix transcriptional regulator — protein sequence MRTIQKTVDATKPSKAQKPAKSANSRQSKDVRPAKDQKADKVSGTQLWLVLIKAYHSLLGFTEHTLNGSGLGESEFRILEALLHKGPMPVNTIGPKVFLTPGSISVAVDRLLKRGLVTRTNSSEDRRVRVVDLTPAGRDLIDKVFAAHARQVDRLAEVLSPKERRQMARGLKAFGKAAAHRSS from the coding sequence ATGCGAACGATTCAGAAGACCGTTGACGCAACGAAGCCTTCCAAGGCGCAGAAGCCGGCCAAGTCTGCTAACTCCAGGCAGTCGAAGGATGTACGCCCTGCGAAGGATCAGAAGGCGGACAAGGTTTCGGGCACGCAGCTCTGGCTGGTGCTGATCAAGGCGTACCACTCCCTGCTGGGCTTCACGGAGCACACTTTGAACGGCAGCGGGCTGGGAGAGTCGGAGTTCCGCATCCTGGAGGCGCTGCTGCATAAGGGACCGATGCCGGTTAATACGATCGGCCCGAAGGTCTTTCTGACGCCGGGGTCGATCTCCGTGGCCGTTGACCGGCTGCTGAAGCGTGGCCTGGTCACGCGCACGAATAGCTCTGAGGACCGGCGGGTGCGCGTCGTCGACCTGACGCCAGCGGGCCGGGACCTCATCGACAAAGTGTTCGCGGCGCATGCCCGCCAGGTGGACCGGCTGGCCGAGGTGCTGAGCCCGAAGGAGCGCCGCCAGATGGCGCGCGGGCTGAAGGCTTTCGGCAAAGCGGCGGCGCACAGGTCCTCCTGA
- a CDS encoding Atu2307/SP_0267 family LLM class monooxygenase — translation MVRIGIDSFVEMLADGRPAGERGQERVAQLMEEIELADRVGLNSFGIGEHRREEYIASSPAVLLAAAAARTEKIRLTSAVTVLSSDDPVRVFQDFATLDLISNGRAEIIVGRGSFIESYPLFGYDLKNYDELFAEKLDLLLHLRDEVKVYWEGKHRPSLTGQGVWPRPVQPVLPIRLGVGGTPNSFVRAGMLGLPLTVAIIGGEPHRFRPLVDLYRQSGRRAGYAPESLDVAVHSIGYVAETDQQAADELWPAYSHTFSRIGKERGWGPLTRAAFDAQRGPTGAFVVGSPETAAKKMQHISDSLGGVSQVSLMMSGGPLAHDKMLRSIELLGTEVSPRVQEQSAVATI, via the coding sequence ATGGTACGCATCGGGATTGATAGCTTCGTCGAGATGCTGGCCGACGGACGCCCCGCCGGTGAGCGTGGCCAGGAGCGCGTCGCGCAACTCATGGAGGAGATCGAACTTGCAGACCGCGTTGGCCTGAACAGCTTTGGCATCGGCGAGCATCGCCGCGAGGAGTACATCGCCAGCTCGCCCGCCGTACTCCTGGCCGCGGCCGCAGCGCGCACCGAGAAGATCCGCCTCACCAGCGCAGTCACCGTCCTCAGCTCCGACGATCCAGTCCGTGTCTTTCAGGACTTCGCCACGCTTGATCTCATATCCAACGGCCGTGCCGAGATCATCGTCGGCCGTGGTTCGTTCATCGAGTCTTACCCGCTCTTCGGCTACGACCTCAAAAACTACGATGAGCTCTTCGCCGAAAAACTCGACCTGCTGCTGCATCTGCGCGACGAGGTGAAGGTCTACTGGGAGGGCAAGCACCGGCCGTCGCTCACCGGCCAGGGTGTGTGGCCACGGCCCGTGCAGCCGGTGCTTCCCATTCGCCTCGGAGTCGGCGGAACGCCGAACTCTTTCGTCCGCGCTGGCATGCTCGGCCTTCCGCTCACCGTCGCCATCATCGGCGGCGAGCCGCACCGGTTCCGCCCACTGGTCGACCTCTATCGCCAGTCTGGACGCCGCGCCGGCTACGCGCCCGAGTCGCTCGATGTCGCGGTCCACTCGATCGGCTACGTCGCCGAAACCGACCAGCAGGCCGCCGACGAGCTCTGGCCCGCCTACTCGCACACCTTCAGCCGTATCGGAAAGGAGCGGGGCTGGGGGCCGCTGACCCGTGCCGCCTTTGACGCTCAGCGCGGGCCGACCGGAGCTTTCGTCGTCGGCTCGCCGGAGACAGCGGCCAAGAAGATGCAGCACATCAGCGATTCTCTCGGAGGCGTCTCGCAGGTCAGCCTGATGATGTCCGGTGGTCCGCTGGCACACGACAAGATGTTGCGGTCAATCGAACTCCTCGGCACCGAGGTCAGCCCACGCGTGCAGGAGCAGTCGGCGGTCGCAACGATCTGA
- a CDS encoding MFS transporter, which yields MTTYKPRKSFWQIWNMSFGFLGIQFGWGLQMANMSAIYEYLGARADQIPILWLAAPLTGLLVQPLIGNASDHTWGPLGRRRPYFLAGAILSSAMLLFMPHATALWMAAVMLWVLDASINISMEPFRAFVADLLPEGQRTAGFAMQSLFIGLGAVVASAMPWLLNNVWHLKVGPTAPGTIPETVRISFTVGAVAFIGAVLWTIVTTKEYPPDDMNAFRRARREYRGLGHNAREIAHAVRVMPDAMRKLGPVQLCTWLGLFCMWLYFPVAVAHNVFGASGPGTPEYARGVEWGGVCFAAYSAVCFAFSFVLPRLALRAGRVRTHIVCLICGALGLATVGFIHNQYILLLSMVGVGIAWASTLSMPYAILAASLPEEHIGVYMGIFNFFVVMPEILTSLFFGWIMIHFLHNNRLYAVVGGGLFLFVAAALMGRVKDPQTISLQTVEPRELAGAL from the coding sequence GTGACCACCTACAAGCCCAGGAAAAGCTTCTGGCAGATCTGGAACATGAGCTTCGGCTTTCTCGGGATCCAGTTCGGCTGGGGCCTGCAGATGGCCAACATGAGCGCCATCTACGAGTACCTGGGAGCGCGCGCGGATCAGATCCCAATTCTGTGGCTGGCCGCACCTTTGACCGGTCTGCTCGTGCAACCGCTGATCGGCAATGCGAGCGACCATACCTGGGGTCCGCTCGGACGCCGGCGGCCATACTTCCTCGCCGGTGCAATCCTGAGTTCGGCGATGCTGCTGTTCATGCCGCACGCGACAGCGCTCTGGATGGCGGCCGTGATGCTGTGGGTGCTCGACGCATCGATCAACATCAGCATGGAACCCTTCCGCGCGTTCGTCGCCGACCTGCTGCCTGAGGGCCAGCGGACTGCCGGCTTCGCTATGCAGAGCCTCTTCATCGGATTAGGTGCTGTCGTCGCATCCGCGATGCCGTGGCTGCTCAACAACGTCTGGCATCTCAAGGTGGGCCCAACGGCTCCGGGGACAATTCCGGAGACCGTGCGGATCTCGTTTACCGTTGGGGCCGTGGCCTTCATCGGAGCCGTCCTGTGGACGATCGTCACCACGAAGGAGTACCCGCCAGACGACATGAACGCCTTCCGGCGTGCCAGGCGCGAGTACCGGGGGCTGGGGCACAACGCGAGAGAGATCGCCCACGCAGTTCGCGTAATGCCGGACGCGATGCGGAAACTCGGCCCGGTGCAGCTGTGCACGTGGCTCGGGCTGTTCTGCATGTGGCTGTACTTCCCGGTCGCTGTGGCACATAACGTCTTTGGCGCGAGCGGCCCCGGCACGCCGGAATACGCGCGCGGTGTGGAGTGGGGCGGCGTCTGTTTCGCGGCTTATTCGGCGGTGTGCTTCGCCTTCTCGTTCGTGCTACCCAGGCTTGCGCTTCGTGCCGGGCGCGTGCGGACGCATATCGTGTGCCTGATCTGCGGCGCCCTGGGGCTTGCCACGGTTGGGTTCATCCACAACCAATACATCCTGCTGCTGAGCATGGTCGGTGTAGGCATTGCCTGGGCGAGCACACTCTCCATGCCCTACGCGATCCTCGCGGCCAGCCTGCCAGAGGAGCACATCGGCGTCTATATGGGGATCTTCAACTTCTTCGTCGTTATGCCGGAGATCCTTACGTCCCTCTTCTTCGGCTGGATCATGATCCACTTCCTTCACAACAACCGGCTCTACGCGGTGGTGGGAGGCGGGTTGTTCCTGTTCGTCGCGGCGGCGCTGATGGGGCGCGTGAAGGATCCGCAGACGATAAGCCTGCAGACGGTGGAACCGAGGGAACTCGCAGGGGCGTTGTGA